The following coding sequences are from one Sander lucioperca isolate FBNREF2018 chromosome 2, SLUC_FBN_1.2, whole genome shotgun sequence window:
- the LOC116050453 gene encoding tumor necrosis factor-like isoform X1, producing MEMLDGRRRMIREWETGSMEDEGCCCCCSGVGEEGESGLHRQNTVFHFLRQQETRLRRMAQFLAVALLLLVALVVALLTTVVLGGRCHHQSADSHGQLMKQRESSTVVSGGQQQQKDFENPSAMLTAPRGDNFDGKYLKWESIIGNAFCHGGFNYSSGNLVVPRQGLYSVFLQITYESMEDFLCPSEELRLKNEVVVISDNYNKDVPLLSSVDTVNCTMEQWSKSIYTGGLFFLEANSRLRVTSSDLDHISDLISKKESQVFFGAVLLHQ from the exons ATGGAGATGTTGGACGGGAGGCGGCGGATGATCCGCGAATGGGAAACAGGCTCCATGGAGGACgagggctgctgctgctgctgctccggAGTAGGAGAAGAAGGAGAGTCAGGATTACATCGGCAAAACACTGTATTCCATTTTCTCCGCCAGCAAGAGACACGACTACGGCGAATGGCCCAGTTTTTAGCCGTGGCGCTCCTACTACTGGTTGCACTAGTTGTGGCTTTGCTGACCACGGTTGTGCTGGGAGGGCGATGTCATCACCAGTCAGCGGACAGCCATGGCCAG CTGATGAAGCAGCGCGAAAGCTCAACAG TGGTCAGCGGTGGACAGCAGCAACAGAAAGACTTCGAGAATCCAAGTGCCATGCTAACAG CTCCTAGAGGCGACAACTTTGATGGGAAATATCTTAAATGGGAGAGTATCATTGGAAATGCCTTTTGTCATGGAGGTTTCAACTACTCCAGTGGGAACCTTGTAGTGCCCAGGCAGGGCCTCTACAGCGTCTTCCTGCAGATCACCTATGAGAGCATGGAAGACTTCTTGTGTCCCAGTGAGGAGCTGAGACTCAAAAACGAGGTGGTCGTTATCTCGGATAATTACAATAAGGATGTGCCTCTCCTGTCATCAGTCGACACAGTGAATTGCACCATGGAACAGTGGAGTAAATCCATCTATACGGGCGGCTTGTTCTTCCTGGAGGCTAACAGCAGACTACGCGTGACATCATCAGACCTTGACCATATTAGTGACCTTATTAGTAAAAAAGAATCGCAGGTGTTCTTCGGTGCTGTGCTGCTGCATCAGTAA
- the LOC116050453 gene encoding tumor necrosis factor-like isoform X2, whose amino-acid sequence MEMLDGRRRMIREWETGSMEDEGCCCCCSGVGEEGESGLHRQNTVFHFLRQQETRLRRMAQFLAVALLLLVALVVALLTTVVLGGRCHHQLMKQRESSTVVSGGQQQQKDFENPSAMLTAPRGDNFDGKYLKWESIIGNAFCHGGFNYSSGNLVVPRQGLYSVFLQITYESMEDFLCPSEELRLKNEVVVISDNYNKDVPLLSSVDTVNCTMEQWSKSIYTGGLFFLEANSRLRVTSSDLDHISDLISKKESQVFFGAVLLHQ is encoded by the exons ATGGAGATGTTGGACGGGAGGCGGCGGATGATCCGCGAATGGGAAACAGGCTCCATGGAGGACgagggctgctgctgctgctgctccggAGTAGGAGAAGAAGGAGAGTCAGGATTACATCGGCAAAACACTGTATTCCATTTTCTCCGCCAGCAAGAGACACGACTACGGCGAATGGCCCAGTTTTTAGCCGTGGCGCTCCTACTACTGGTTGCACTAGTTGTGGCTTTGCTGACCACGGTTGTGCTGGGAGGGCGATGTCATCACCAGT TGATGAAGCAGCGCGAAAGCTCAACAG TGGTCAGCGGTGGACAGCAGCAACAGAAAGACTTCGAGAATCCAAGTGCCATGCTAACAG CTCCTAGAGGCGACAACTTTGATGGGAAATATCTTAAATGGGAGAGTATCATTGGAAATGCCTTTTGTCATGGAGGTTTCAACTACTCCAGTGGGAACCTTGTAGTGCCCAGGCAGGGCCTCTACAGCGTCTTCCTGCAGATCACCTATGAGAGCATGGAAGACTTCTTGTGTCCCAGTGAGGAGCTGAGACTCAAAAACGAGGTGGTCGTTATCTCGGATAATTACAATAAGGATGTGCCTCTCCTGTCATCAGTCGACACAGTGAATTGCACCATGGAACAGTGGAGTAAATCCATCTATACGGGCGGCTTGTTCTTCCTGGAGGCTAACAGCAGACTACGCGTGACATCATCAGACCTTGACCATATTAGTGACCTTATTAGTAAAAAAGAATCGCAGGTGTTCTTCGGTGCTGTGCTGCTGCATCAGTAA